In one Cervus elaphus chromosome 9, mCerEla1.1, whole genome shotgun sequence genomic region, the following are encoded:
- the LOC122700291 gene encoding protocadherin gamma-B4, whose protein sequence is MGSGAGKSGWAERRPVLCPFLLSLFCLALSEQIHYRIPEEMPEGSVVGNLAKDLRLSVHELPTRKLRVSSEKPYFTVSAESGELLVSSRLDREQICGKKSACALEFEVVAENPLNFYHVNVEIEDVNDHTPEFSQNSFELQISESTKSGARFILGSAHDADIGTNSLQNYQLSPDDHFSLVIKERLDGSKYPELVLMTSLDREEQKSYHLTLTALDFGDPPLSSTAQIQVLVTDANDNPPVFSQELYRVELPENVLPGTTVLRVMATDQDEGVNAEITFSFTEADRITQFDLNSNTGEIIILNTLDFEEVKEYSIVLEAKDGGGMIAQCTVEIEVLDINDNAPEVIFQSLPDFIMEDTKLGTHIALLKIRDKDSGHNGEVICKLEGDVPFKILTSSRNTYKLVTDGVLDREQTPGYNITITATDKGKPPLSSSSSITLHIGDVNDNMPVFERASYVVHVAENNPPGASIEQVRASDPDLGPNGQVSYSIVASDLEPRALSSYVSVNPQSGVVFAQRAFDHEQLRAFELTLQARDHGSPALSSNVSLRVLVGDRNDNAPRVLYPALGPDGSALFDTVPRAAQPGYLVTKVVAVDADSGHNAWLSYHVLQASEPGLFSVGLRTGEVRTARALGDRDAARQRLLVAVRDGGQPPLSATATLLLVFADSLQEALPDLSDRPAPSDPQAELQFYLVVALALISVLFLLAVILAVALHLRRSSSPAAWGCFKPGLCVKSGPVVPPNYSEGTLPYSYNLCVAHTGKTEFNFLKCSEQLSSGQNILSGDSSGALFPFCNSNESTSHQVSFL, encoded by the coding sequence ATGGGGAGCGGCGCTGGGAAGAGCGGCTGGGCTGAGAGGCGGCCAGTGCTCTGTCCATTCCTGCTGTCTTTGTTCTGCCTGGCGCTCTCTGAGCAGATCCACTACAGGATTCCCGAGGAGATGCCCGAGGGCTCGGTGGTGGGGAATCTCGCCAAGGACCTGAGACTCAGTGTCCACGAGTTACCGACTCGAAAACTGCGCGTCAGTTCGGAGAAGCCTTACTTCACTGTGAGCGCGGAGAGCGGGGAGTTACTTGTGAGCAGCAGGCTAGACCGGGAGCAGATATGCGGGAAGAAgtcagcctgtgctctggaatTTGAGGTTGTTGCTGAAAATCCATTGAACTTTTATCACGTGAATGTAGAGATCGAGGATGTCAATGACCACACGCCAGAATTCTCGCAAAATTCCTTTGAGCTACAAATAAGTGAGTCCACAAAGTCCGGGGCACGATTTATTTTAGGATCTGCCCATGATGCAGATATTGGTACCAATTCCCTACAGAATTACCAGCTCAGTCCTGATGATCATTTCTCACTTGTGATTAAAGAAAGGTTGGATGGCAGTAAATACCCTGAGCTGGTACTAATGACATCTTTAGACAGGGAAGAACAGAAATCCTACCACTTGACCTTGACAGCCTTGGACTTCGGGGATCCACCCCTGAGCAGTACTGCACAGATACAAGTCCTGGTAACTGATGCCAACGATAACCCTCCAGTGTTCAGCCAAGAACTATACAGGGTGGAGCTTCCAGAAAACGTGCTTCCAGGCACCACTGTGCTTAGAGTAATGGCCACTGACCAAGATGAGGGTGTCAATGCCGAgatcactttctctttcactgaaGCAGACCGAATTACCCAGTTTGACCTGAATTCTAATACTGGGGAAATCATTATTCTAAATACATTAGATTTTGAGGAAGTGAAAGAATATTCCATAGTTTTGGAAGCAAAGGATGGTGGAGGAATGATTGCCCAGTGTACAGTGGAGATAGAAGTCCTAGACATAAATGACAATGCCCCAGAAGTGATATTCCAATCTCTACCGGATTTTATTATGGAGGACACCAAGCTGGGAACACACATTGCTTTGCTCAAAATCCGAGACAAGGATTCCGGACACAACGGAGAGGTTATTTGTAAATTAGAAGGCGATGTTCCATTTAAAATACTGACTTCTTCAAGAAACACATATAAATTAGTTACAGATGGAGTTCTAGACCGCGAACAGACCCCTGGGTATAACATCACCATCACAGCCACTGACAAAGGCAAGCCACCCCTCTCCTCCAGCTCGAGCATCACGCTGCACATCGGTGATGTAAACGACAACATGCCAGTTTTTGAACGGGCTTCCTATGTGGTCCATGTAGCAGAGAACAATCCCCCTGGAGCTTCCATCGAGCAAGTCAGGGCCTCTGACCCTGACCTCGGGCCCAATGGCCAGGTCTCCTACTCCATCGTGGCCAGCGACCTGGAGCCGCGCGCGCTGTCGTCCTACGTGTCCGTGAACCCGCAGAGCGGCGTGGTGTTCGCGCAGCGCGCCTTCGACCACGAGCAGCTGCGCGCCTTCGAGCTGACGCTGCAGGCCCGCGACCACGGCTCGCCCGCGCTCAGCTCCAACGTGAGCCTGCGCGTGCTGGTGGGCGACCGCAACGACAACGCGCCCAGGGTGCTGTACCCGGCGCTGGGACCCGACGGCTCGGCGCTCTTCGACACGGTGCCCCGCGCCGCGCAGCCCGGCTACCTGGTCACCAAGGTGGTGGCGGTGGACGCAGACTCTGGACACAACGCCTGGCTGTCCTACCACGTGCTGCAGGCCAGCGAGCCCGGACTGTTCAGCGTGGGGCTGCGCACGGGCGAGGTGCGCACGGCGCGGGCCTTGGGCGACAGGGACGCGGCCCGCCAGCGCCTGCTGGTCGCTGTGCGCGATGGGGGACAGCCGCCCCTCTCGGCCACCGCCACGCTGCTCCTGGTTTTCGCCGACAGCCTGCAGGAGGCGCTGCCGGACCTCAGTGACCGGCCCGCGCCCTCTGACCCCCAGGCTGAGCTGCAGTTTTACCTGGTGGTGGCCTTGGCCTTGATCTCGGTGCTCTTCCTCCTGGCAGTGATTCTGGCGGTCGCCCTGCACCTGCGACGCTCCTCCAGCCCTGCTGCTTGGGGCTGCTTTAAGCCTGGTCTCTGTGTCAAGTCTGGACCCGTGGTTCCTCCCAACTACAGTGAAGGAACTTTACCTTATTCGTACAATCTGTGCGTTGCCCATACTGGAAAGACAgagtttaattttctaaaatgtagTGAGCAGTTGAGTTCAGGACAAAACATACTTTCTGGTGATTCATCTGGAgccttatttccattttgtaattcCAATGAGTCGACTTCTCATCAGGTGAGTTTCCTGTAA